In one window of Pseudobdellovibrionaceae bacterium DNA:
- the dnaN gene encoding DNA polymerase III subunit beta codes for MKLQIDKKDLLNLIGKAQNIVEKRNTMPILVNVLLDAHSGQLTVFATNLEVSMTDQANAIVQTPGKVAVNAKSLFDIVKELSDGPVQLVKQENNWLKITQHKSVFNIVGISPEEYPVFPTYSTTEFMKIEANVLRDMIEKTIYSVSNDETRYHLNGVYFEKGVDQTSPVYRMVATDGHRLSLVDRSSTVLSSDSAAEGVIIPRKGLTEIRKLLESVDGTFEMAIEGAQLIVRHDSTVLMIRLIEGKYPNYKQLIPHNLSEHVEVDREALMSSLRRVSLLSNQKSKGVTLSLSNGKMEISSNNPELGDAKEEIEIAYNGRGLKIGFNAKYILEVLGSISDDKVTIDLKDQLSPGVMRPLADNKYTCVIMPMRI; via the coding sequence ATGAAATTACAGATTGATAAAAAAGATCTCCTTAACCTCATTGGTAAGGCACAAAATATTGTTGAAAAACGCAACACCATGCCTATTTTGGTGAACGTGCTTTTAGATGCTCATAGTGGCCAACTCACTGTCTTTGCAACAAATCTTGAAGTGAGTATGACAGACCAAGCCAATGCCATCGTTCAGACTCCGGGCAAAGTCGCTGTTAACGCCAAAAGCCTTTTTGATATCGTAAAGGAGTTATCTGACGGTCCTGTCCAGTTGGTGAAGCAAGAAAATAACTGGCTTAAAATTACGCAACATAAATCAGTGTTCAACATAGTAGGCATTAGCCCTGAAGAATACCCCGTCTTCCCTACTTATAGCACGACTGAGTTTATGAAGATTGAAGCGAATGTTCTTCGCGATATGATTGAAAAGACCATTTACAGCGTCTCAAATGATGAAACACGATATCATTTAAACGGCGTTTACTTTGAAAAAGGTGTAGATCAAACCAGTCCCGTTTATCGGATGGTGGCCACGGATGGACATCGATTAAGTCTGGTTGATAGATCATCAACAGTACTCTCATCAGATTCGGCGGCTGAGGGTGTTATTATACCCCGCAAAGGACTAACCGAAATTCGAAAACTACTGGAATCAGTAGACGGCACTTTTGAGATGGCCATTGAAGGGGCACAACTCATCGTCCGCCATGATTCGACGGTTTTAATGATTCGCCTTATTGAAGGTAAATATCCCAATTATAAACAGCTTATTCCACATAATCTAAGTGAACATGTGGAAGTCGATAGAGAGGCTTTGATGTCTTCATTGAGAAGAGTTTCTTTATTGTCTAATCAAAAATCAAAAGGCGTAACGTTAAGCCTATCTAATGGAAAAATGGAGATTTCTTCTAATAACCCGGAGCTTGGGGATGCCAAGGAAGAGATTGAAATAGCCTACAATGGTAGAGGCTTAAAAATTGGTTTTAATGCCAAATATATTTTAGAGGTTTTAGGTAGTATTAGTGACGATAAAGTCACTATAGACCTGAAGGACCAACTATCCCCAGGTGTAATGAGGCCACTTGCTGATAACAAGTACACTTGTGTGATTATGCCAATGCGTATTTAG
- the gyrB gene encoding DNA topoisomerase (ATP-hydrolyzing) subunit B, with translation MTEKSQERSYDAGSIQVLEGLEAVRKRPGMYIGDTGMRGYHHLVTEVVDNSIDEALAGFCKHIKVNIHANGSITVEDDGRGIPVDAHANGKSALEVVMTVLHAGGKFDSETYKVSGGLHGVGASVVNALSSSCTVEVKRAGHIYRQSYEQGVPMGPLEKVGDTDKTGTKTTFKPDTEIFKDPNCKFEFSTLSKRFRELAFLNAGLHISLTDERTEKKEDFQYAKGIVEFVSHMNESKKTVHTDVVFFKGEKDGVEAEVAMQWNDSFSESVYSYCNNINTVEGGTHLVGFRAALTRTTNSYAQNNNLLKDLKSNLDGDDIREGLAAVVSVKVIEPQFEGQTKTKLGNTEVKSVVETLVNEKLADWFDRNPGPAKQIIGKCVDAARARIAARKARDMTRRKTALDSGSLPGKMADCQERDPSLSELYLVEGDSAGGSAKQARDRRTQAVLPLRGKILNVEKARFDKMLSNEEIKTIISALGTGIGKDNINPDKIRYHKIIIMTDADVDGSHIRTLLLTFFYRQMPQIIERGYVYVAQPPLYRAKRGKDEVYLKDEKNLLSYLLDLSLSKIQIENLQPGTKEEDLKKFISNILYLEDLRKALANRFESEVLTFYLGYEESLSILLKNKDQAEKSAKAFSEWVKRYPLCGVSGVQYEVKKDEEYDSFQLHITTTKFGHKFLTVVTQSFSESSEWKELKKLWTSLNEVAALPIKMTMEGEDPTEYSSYMDFYNYIMESSKKGIYVQRYKGLGEMNPEQLWETTLNPENRSLLRVTVEDAMSADETFSVLMGDLVEPRRKFIEDNALLAGELDV, from the coding sequence GTGACTGAAAAAAGCCAAGAGAGAAGTTATGATGCTGGATCAATTCAAGTTCTAGAAGGCCTAGAAGCTGTACGTAAGCGTCCAGGTATGTATATAGGCGACACAGGAATGCGAGGATATCACCACCTAGTAACAGAGGTGGTGGACAACTCTATCGATGAAGCCTTAGCAGGATTCTGTAAACACATAAAAGTAAATATACATGCAAATGGTTCAATCACAGTTGAAGACGATGGGCGGGGAATACCGGTCGATGCTCATGCCAATGGCAAGTCAGCGCTAGAAGTGGTTATGACTGTATTGCATGCTGGTGGCAAATTTGACAGTGAGACATACAAAGTATCAGGTGGTTTACACGGTGTAGGAGCCTCTGTGGTCAATGCTCTATCTAGTAGCTGTACCGTGGAAGTTAAAAGAGCCGGCCACATTTATCGCCAATCTTATGAACAGGGTGTTCCTATGGGGCCCTTAGAGAAAGTAGGCGACACCGATAAAACAGGAACAAAAACAACTTTTAAACCAGATACAGAAATATTCAAAGATCCCAATTGTAAATTTGAATTTAGCACACTGTCGAAGAGGTTTAGAGAGTTAGCTTTTCTGAATGCGGGTTTGCACATATCTCTCACTGATGAAAGAACAGAGAAAAAAGAGGATTTTCAATATGCAAAAGGCATAGTGGAATTCGTCTCTCACATGAATGAATCAAAAAAGACGGTGCATACTGATGTAGTATTTTTCAAAGGTGAAAAAGACGGCGTAGAGGCAGAGGTCGCTATGCAGTGGAACGACTCATTCTCTGAATCAGTTTATAGCTACTGTAACAACATTAATACAGTAGAAGGCGGCACTCATCTAGTAGGGTTTCGTGCCGCTTTGACTCGCACGACAAATTCATACGCTCAGAATAACAACCTTCTTAAAGATCTAAAAAGCAATTTAGATGGCGATGATATACGAGAGGGTTTAGCCGCAGTGGTAAGTGTCAAAGTCATAGAGCCTCAATTTGAAGGCCAAACTAAGACCAAACTCGGGAATACAGAGGTTAAGAGTGTAGTTGAAACACTAGTAAACGAAAAGTTGGCAGATTGGTTTGATAGAAACCCAGGCCCAGCCAAACAGATTATTGGCAAGTGTGTGGATGCAGCGAGAGCGAGAATCGCAGCCCGTAAAGCTCGAGACATGACTCGAAGAAAAACGGCTTTAGATAGTGGCAGTCTTCCAGGTAAAATGGCCGATTGCCAAGAAAGAGACCCATCACTTTCTGAATTGTATTTGGTCGAGGGAGATTCTGCTGGTGGTTCAGCAAAGCAGGCTCGAGATCGTCGGACACAAGCTGTTCTTCCACTTAGAGGTAAAATACTAAACGTGGAAAAAGCGCGATTTGACAAGATGTTATCTAATGAAGAAATCAAAACGATCATTAGCGCACTAGGAACGGGCATAGGAAAAGACAATATTAATCCTGATAAGATTCGTTATCACAAGATTATTATCATGACGGATGCGGACGTGGATGGATCACACATCCGAACGCTTTTGTTGACATTTTTTTATCGGCAAATGCCACAGATTATCGAAAGAGGCTATGTGTATGTGGCTCAACCACCGCTGTATAGGGCCAAAAGAGGTAAAGATGAGGTTTATCTTAAAGATGAAAAGAATTTGTTGAGCTACTTACTAGATCTCAGTTTATCAAAAATCCAAATAGAAAATTTGCAGCCAGGTACAAAAGAAGAAGACCTAAAGAAATTTATAAGTAACATACTGTATCTGGAGGATCTTCGAAAGGCACTGGCAAATCGATTTGAGAGTGAAGTGCTCACGTTCTACCTGGGCTATGAAGAATCTTTATCCATCCTACTGAAAAACAAGGACCAAGCTGAAAAATCTGCCAAAGCTTTTTCTGAATGGGTCAAACGCTATCCCTTGTGTGGCGTATCAGGTGTTCAGTATGAGGTAAAAAAAGATGAAGAATACGACTCTTTTCAACTCCACATCACTACGACCAAATTTGGTCACAAGTTTTTAACAGTAGTGACTCAATCGTTTTCTGAGTCATCGGAGTGGAAAGAATTAAAAAAATTATGGACATCGCTAAATGAAGTTGCTGCCCTGCCCATAAAAATGACGATGGAGGGCGAAGATCCTACGGAATATTCATCCTACATGGATTTTTACAATTACATTATGGAATCGAGTAAAAAAGGCATCTACGTACAGCGATATAAGGGGTTGGGTGAGATGAACCCTGAGCAGTTGTGGGAGACAACGCTAAATCCAGAAAACCGAAGCCTGCTTCGTGTAACGGTTGAAGATGCTATGTCAGCAGATGAAACTTTTAGTGTGTTGATGGGCGATTTGGTAGAGCCACGAAGGAAATTTATTGAAGACAACGCCTTGTTGGCTGGCGAACTGGATGTATAA
- a CDS encoding phosphomannomutase/phosphoglucomutase, which yields MNSVIFREYDIRGVVDQDFDVEFATLLGRALVTLIHQELEISKPTLTIGHDARVSSPSIVDALVKGITSSGGNVLRLGLVTTPICYFSTFTWPNVNGAFMVTGSHNPPEYNGFKISVGPSTIFGEKIKRLETIINNGEFFEGHGSDETIDIFPSYLARYRQEFGALPNTKVVLDCGNGTAGCVARDLFAAVGLDPIILFEDPDGTFPNHHPDPTVEENLEDLKMAVKEHSAVVGIGFDGDTDRIGVVDENGKMILGDELIAIWSRYVLKENPGAKIIGDVKCSDRLFADIERHGGIPIMWKTGHSLVKQKIKDEKSPFGGEMSGHVFFADRNYGYDDALYAGLRLVEILAKTGKKMSELLSDFPPAFNTPELRIDTTEEKKHQIVDKLIEVFGDKGDDYTVNRIDGLRISFENGWALARPSNTQPVLVLRFESNSEDGLNDIKKRIYDIVDPML from the coding sequence ATGAATTCAGTAATTTTTCGCGAATACGACATTAGAGGCGTTGTAGACCAAGATTTTGATGTTGAATTTGCTACCTTGTTAGGACGCGCTCTGGTCACCCTAATCCACCAAGAGCTTGAAATATCGAAACCAACCCTAACTATAGGACATGATGCAAGAGTCTCGAGTCCCAGCATAGTCGATGCATTGGTTAAGGGCATTACTTCGAGCGGTGGTAATGTTTTAAGGCTGGGACTTGTCACTACTCCTATCTGTTATTTTTCCACTTTTACGTGGCCCAATGTCAACGGTGCCTTCATGGTCACCGGCAGTCACAATCCGCCTGAATATAATGGTTTTAAGATTTCAGTTGGGCCTTCAACGATCTTTGGAGAAAAAATTAAACGTCTCGAAACTATAATTAACAACGGTGAGTTCTTTGAAGGGCACGGTTCTGATGAGACCATCGATATTTTTCCGAGTTATTTGGCTAGATATCGACAGGAGTTTGGAGCCCTACCAAACACCAAGGTGGTGCTCGACTGTGGGAATGGAACTGCAGGCTGTGTGGCCCGAGACTTATTTGCTGCTGTAGGGCTCGATCCTATTATATTGTTTGAAGACCCAGATGGAACTTTTCCCAATCATCATCCCGACCCCACCGTCGAAGAGAATTTAGAAGACCTAAAAATGGCAGTAAAAGAGCACTCAGCAGTGGTCGGTATTGGATTTGATGGCGACACCGATCGAATTGGTGTTGTTGACGAAAATGGCAAAATGATTCTAGGCGATGAACTCATTGCTATTTGGAGCCGATATGTTTTAAAAGAAAATCCTGGTGCCAAAATTATTGGTGACGTCAAATGTTCAGACCGCCTATTTGCTGATATTGAACGCCATGGCGGAATACCCATTATGTGGAAAACTGGCCACAGTCTTGTAAAACAAAAAATAAAAGACGAAAAATCTCCGTTTGGTGGCGAGATGAGTGGACATGTGTTTTTTGCCGACCGAAACTACGGCTACGATGATGCTCTGTATGCGGGACTTCGACTTGTGGAGATCTTAGCAAAAACAGGCAAAAAAATGAGTGAACTTTTGTCTGATTTTCCACCAGCATTTAACACTCCTGAGCTTCGAATAGATACTACAGAAGAAAAAAAGCACCAAATCGTCGATAAGCTAATAGAAGTTTTTGGGGATAAGGGTGACGACTATACGGTTAACCGAATAGATGGCCTTAGAATTAGTTTTGAAAATGGTTGGGCGTTGGCTCGTCCGTCAAACACCCAGCCCGTGCTTGTTTTAAGGTTTGAATCTAATTCTGAAGACGGCCTAAACGATATAAAAAAGCGAATTTATGATATCGTAGACCCTATGCTCTAG
- a CDS encoding ATP synthase F0 subunit C produces the protein MKKAKLLSLLTLLASVPAFAAEGELSQSAQLLAETMGNSALFAIAAGIGLGMAAIGGALGQGKIGAAAMDGIARNPQAQKSMFVPMIVGLALIESLVIYVLVIAFMIVGKI, from the coding sequence ATGAAAAAGGCCAAACTACTTAGCCTCTTAACATTATTAGCATCAGTGCCAGCATTTGCTGCTGAAGGGGAGCTATCTCAGAGTGCCCAGTTGTTGGCGGAAACTATGGGTAACTCAGCTCTTTTTGCCATCGCAGCCGGCATAGGCCTAGGTATGGCAGCCATCGGCGGAGCATTGGGTCAAGGTAAAATCGGTGCTGCTGCAATGGACGGCATTGCCCGTAACCCACAGGCTCAAAAATCTATGTTTGTGCCTATGATCGTTGGTCTAGCGCTTATTGAATCACTGGTCATTTATGTGCTTGTAATTGCATTTATGATTGTTGGTAAAATCTGA
- the atpB gene encoding F0F1 ATP synthase subunit A, producing the protein MHFNWTQLIPEVGHDYIHVATAAGAGTVLVGLSVLGKMALGGGETAVLPADRFSLKGFFEVLTEFIVGLTDMVIGEEGRKFVPLFGALFFFLLFNNIVGLIPGMTPATDNLNTTLGLGLFAFLAYNYYGFKEHGIGYLKQFLGPLLPLAPLMLIIELISHFVRPASLGLRLQGNMMGDHTVLGIFLDLVPYGLPVIFYCLGLFVCFMQAFVFTLLTMIYVSLAISHDH; encoded by the coding sequence ATTCATTTTAATTGGACCCAGTTAATTCCAGAAGTAGGCCACGACTACATACACGTGGCCACGGCCGCGGGTGCGGGCACTGTTTTGGTGGGCTTGAGTGTTTTAGGTAAAATGGCACTAGGCGGTGGCGAAACGGCTGTGCTGCCTGCAGACCGATTTTCACTGAAGGGTTTTTTCGAGGTTCTTACTGAATTTATTGTGGGCCTTACAGACATGGTGATCGGTGAAGAGGGTCGTAAGTTTGTACCTCTCTTTGGCGCCTTGTTTTTCTTTCTCCTCTTTAACAATATCGTGGGACTAATTCCGGGAATGACACCGGCCACAGACAATCTCAATACGACTCTGGGGTTGGGGTTATTTGCATTTTTAGCCTACAACTATTATGGCTTTAAAGAACATGGCATTGGCTATTTGAAGCAGTTTTTGGGGCCCTTGTTGCCGTTGGCTCCATTAATGTTGATCATCGAGTTAATCTCTCACTTTGTGCGACCCGCCAGCTTGGGACTCCGCTTACAGGGTAACATGATGGGTGACCATACCGTATTAGGGATCTTTCTTGATTTAGTGCCCTATGGTCTACCGGTCATTTTTTATTGCCTAGGTCTTTTTGTCTGTTTTATGCAGGCATTTGTTTTCACGTTGCTTACGATGATTTACGTATCTTTAGCAATATCACATGATCATTAA
- a CDS encoding tetratricopeptide repeat protein, with product MKAQRSSLTNSVFAIISLLFIVGCQGSFLKNEFERGEKARKEQDFEKALSHYDRIIQRAPESSLGIEAGRLAAHLSMHEIKDYQKSIGYLKFLILNATDQDDRLKAQRDLAALYFEKLSDYQQAIIEYNKLLAVREDPGNKVGYRMNIAKAYFYMSKFYQAEVEVLNLLKQNLSEDQKFTGKLLLATIHFTNKELDKAIVKYEELMADYPEQARAQNVPMNLVVCYEEKSQFDKAIALLEGFKPFANEADLLDFKIKRLRERKSNQPGSRGLRK from the coding sequence ATGAAGGCGCAGAGGAGTAGTCTTACGAACAGCGTCTTTGCCATAATCAGTCTGTTGTTTATTGTTGGCTGTCAGGGTTCATTTTTAAAAAATGAGTTTGAACGGGGCGAGAAAGCCAGGAAGGAACAAGACTTTGAAAAGGCGTTGTCACACTACGACCGCATAATTCAGCGGGCGCCAGAAAGTTCTTTAGGGATAGAGGCCGGGCGACTGGCGGCCCATTTGTCCATGCACGAAATAAAAGATTACCAGAAATCAATTGGTTACCTGAAGTTTTTGATTTTAAACGCAACTGATCAGGATGATAGATTAAAAGCTCAAAGAGATCTGGCGGCATTGTATTTTGAAAAACTCTCAGACTATCAACAAGCAATAATAGAATATAATAAGTTACTGGCTGTTCGCGAAGACCCTGGCAACAAAGTGGGTTACCGCATGAACATAGCAAAAGCGTATTTCTACATGAGCAAGTTCTATCAAGCAGAAGTAGAAGTGCTCAATTTACTAAAACAAAATCTGTCAGAAGATCAAAAATTTACTGGCAAATTATTGCTCGCAACAATTCATTTCACAAACAAGGAATTGGACAAGGCCATTGTGAAATATGAAGAGTTAATGGCAGATTATCCAGAGCAGGCTCGGGCGCAAAATGTGCCAATGAATCTAGTGGTGTGCTATGAGGAGAAAAGTCAGTTTGATAAGGCGATAGCCCTTTTAGAAGGGTTTAAGCCGTTTGCCAATGAAGCTGATCTTTTGGATTTTAAAATTAAAAGACTGCGGGAGAGGAAATCCAATCAACCTGGATCACGAGGTCTTCGCAAGTAG
- a CDS encoding DNA replication/repair protein RecF — protein MWLKRLRLSHFRNYSDQTVDFHQRVNILIGANGQGKTNLLEAIYLLGRGGTFRPGRNDKLVDRDCIGPVHAVLKASLQQGELSSVAEVNISPTSKTISLNGKKVSTAVLIRKNPVILFCPESLAAIKSGPDERRTLIDEVLITHSPENSQLLSDFRRILRQRNRLLRDLKQGSIEQREGLALLDSINCTYFPLASQLTWSRISALRAIQPDLQNAMRTISGLNEVDVSVDYVISGQSAIDWDENQVYDALISRLQQLSRAEAEAGLSLVGPHKHDISFLYDKEDSRFFCSQGQQRALVLSFKMAQVMYHYRHYKDYPLLLLDDVLSELDQDKRGNLVKFLQGIKAQIFLTTTDLSLPEDFKDTDLALFSVNSGRVQQVS, from the coding sequence ATGTGGTTAAAACGTTTACGGCTCAGTCATTTTCGCAATTATAGCGATCAAACAGTTGATTTTCATCAGCGCGTAAATATTTTAATAGGCGCGAATGGACAGGGTAAAACCAATTTATTAGAAGCTATATACCTTTTGGGGCGGGGCGGGACCTTTCGGCCTGGGCGTAATGATAAACTCGTCGACCGCGATTGTATAGGCCCGGTACATGCTGTATTAAAGGCTTCTTTGCAACAGGGTGAACTGTCATCAGTGGCAGAAGTAAACATATCGCCCACATCAAAAACCATCAGTCTCAATGGCAAGAAAGTTTCAACAGCCGTTCTTATTCGAAAAAATCCGGTGATCTTGTTTTGTCCGGAGAGCTTGGCAGCGATTAAGTCAGGTCCCGACGAACGAAGAACACTCATAGATGAAGTGCTTATTACGCACAGTCCCGAAAATAGCCAACTGCTCTCTGATTTTCGAAGGATATTGCGCCAGCGAAATCGATTATTGAGAGACCTTAAGCAAGGCTCTATAGAACAAAGAGAAGGCCTCGCCTTGCTGGACAGCATCAACTGCACTTATTTTCCTCTAGCGAGTCAACTCACATGGTCTCGAATATCGGCCTTGCGTGCGATACAGCCGGATTTGCAAAACGCCATGAGAACAATCTCTGGATTGAATGAAGTGGATGTGTCTGTGGATTATGTGATTTCAGGACAGAGCGCCATTGATTGGGACGAAAATCAGGTCTATGATGCTTTGATTAGTCGTTTACAACAACTGAGTCGTGCAGAGGCAGAGGCTGGATTAAGCTTAGTCGGCCCACACAAACACGACATTAGCTTTTTGTATGACAAAGAAGATTCCCGATTTTTCTGCTCACAAGGACAGCAAAGGGCGTTGGTATTATCTTTCAAAATGGCGCAGGTTATGTATCACTACCGACATTACAAAGATTATCCATTGCTTCTGTTAGACGATGTGTTGTCGGAGCTTGATCAGGACAAGAGAGGCAATTTGGTGAAGTTTCTTCAAGGCATAAAGGCCCAAATATTTCTAACTACAACAGATTTATCTTTGCCTGAAGACTTTAAAGATACCGACCTCGCCCTCTTTTCAGTGAACAGCGGCAGAGTTCAACAAGTATCTTAG
- the gyrA gene encoding DNA gyrase subunit A, giving the protein MSGITNVDINKEMREAYLQYSMSVIVGRALPDVRDGLKPVHRRVLYAMYDLNNVHNKPYKKSARVVGDVIGKYHPHGDVAVYDTIVRMAQDFSLRYPLVDGQGNFGSIDGDSPAAQRYTEVRMTKMAEELLEDIEKETVAWGPNYDDSLMIPLMLPAKFPNLLVNGSSGIAVGMATNIPPHNLGEVIDGCLAIIEDPDIKLDKLIEIIPGPDFPTAGVVTGTKGIISAYKKGRGVITLRAVSEVVPVKDREMIVISEIPYQVNKARLIESMANLVKDKRVEGISDIRDESSREGMRIVVLLKKGENAQVILNRLYKYTQMQTSFGIIMLALDSRNQPRTWDLKSMLEAFIEHRKDVVTRRCIFDLKKAEARAHILEGLKKALDQIDAIIKTIKGSKEAPIAKQNLMTEFDFSDRQAQAILEMRLQRLTGLEREKVLNELKDILERIEWLKMVLADVREVYKIITQELTEIRANYSDARRTKIESDSEEMDDEDLISREEVIVSITNNGYIKRTPRDQYRVQKRGGKGVKGSGAREEDYVWRIFAADTLTTILSISDRGKLYWLKVHRIPLASRISKGRAIANVVNTSSGEKIRAFLPVEKFDNTSHVIMITEQGIIKRTRLDAFNRPRPSGLIALTIDLDDNLMDAKIGGDQGDIFIATRQGMSIRFNQGDVRSMGRAARGVKAITLGKDDRVVGMEAVPKGCDDTILIVTQGGYGKRTPLSEYRTQSRGGVGIITQKITSKVGEVVGAKMVKETDDVLVTTNEGQAIRMKASDISTVGRNTQGVRLINLKPGEHVTGVAVFNEEDDEGAEE; this is encoded by the coding sequence ATGAGTGGAATAACGAACGTCGATATTAACAAGGAGATGCGGGAAGCGTATCTCCAGTATTCGATGAGCGTTATAGTTGGTCGAGCTCTACCGGATGTTCGTGATGGTTTAAAGCCAGTTCATCGGCGTGTTCTCTATGCGATGTACGATTTAAATAACGTACACAACAAACCATATAAAAAATCAGCACGTGTGGTGGGGGATGTGATTGGTAAATATCACCCCCACGGAGATGTGGCCGTTTACGATACCATCGTTCGAATGGCCCAAGATTTTTCGTTGAGATATCCTTTGGTAGATGGTCAAGGTAACTTCGGTTCTATAGACGGCGACTCGCCGGCGGCGCAACGTTATACCGAAGTTCGGATGACTAAGATGGCTGAAGAACTCTTGGAAGATATTGAAAAAGAGACAGTCGCTTGGGGACCTAACTACGACGACTCGTTGATGATACCATTGATGTTGCCGGCAAAATTTCCAAATCTTTTGGTGAATGGTAGCTCAGGTATTGCGGTGGGAATGGCTACAAATATACCGCCACATAATCTAGGTGAAGTCATTGATGGGTGTTTGGCGATCATTGAAGATCCCGACATTAAACTCGATAAATTAATAGAAATTATACCGGGCCCAGATTTTCCAACGGCAGGCGTAGTCACGGGTACAAAAGGAATTATCTCTGCATACAAGAAGGGCAGAGGCGTCATCACATTGAGGGCCGTCAGCGAAGTCGTGCCTGTTAAAGATCGAGAGATGATTGTCATCTCAGAAATTCCCTACCAAGTAAATAAAGCCCGGCTTATCGAGAGTATGGCCAATCTTGTGAAAGACAAGCGAGTTGAGGGAATCTCAGATATCAGAGACGAATCTTCTCGTGAAGGCATGAGAATAGTAGTTCTCTTGAAAAAGGGAGAGAATGCCCAGGTCATTTTAAATCGCCTGTATAAATACACTCAAATGCAAACTAGTTTTGGTATTATTATGCTGGCACTAGATTCTCGAAATCAGCCACGAACATGGGATTTAAAATCCATGCTAGAGGCCTTTATTGAACATCGTAAAGATGTGGTCACTCGACGATGTATTTTTGATTTGAAAAAGGCAGAAGCTAGAGCTCACATTTTGGAGGGGTTAAAAAAGGCCCTCGATCAAATAGATGCTATCATTAAAACTATCAAGGGATCAAAAGAAGCACCGATTGCCAAACAGAACTTAATGACGGAATTTGATTTTTCTGATCGTCAAGCTCAGGCAATTTTGGAAATGCGGTTGCAACGCTTGACGGGCCTTGAGCGAGAAAAGGTTTTAAACGAGCTTAAAGATATTCTTGAGCGGATTGAATGGCTCAAAATGGTCTTGGCCGATGTGCGTGAGGTTTACAAAATCATTACTCAGGAGTTGACGGAGATCCGGGCCAACTACTCTGATGCGAGACGAACGAAAATAGAATCAGACAGCGAAGAGATGGACGACGAGGACCTGATTTCTCGAGAAGAAGTGATCGTTTCCATTACAAATAATGGATATATCAAAAGAACTCCGCGTGACCAGTATCGTGTGCAAAAACGAGGAGGCAAAGGAGTAAAAGGATCTGGCGCTCGAGAAGAAGACTATGTGTGGCGAATTTTTGCGGCCGATACGTTGACTACGATTTTGTCTATTTCTGATCGAGGTAAATTATACTGGCTGAAAGTACATCGAATTCCGTTGGCAAGTAGAATCTCCAAGGGTCGAGCGATAGCCAATGTGGTAAATACGTCGAGTGGTGAGAAAATACGGGCATTTTTGCCGGTAGAAAAATTCGACAATACTTCTCATGTAATCATGATAACGGAACAAGGTATTATAAAGCGAACTCGGTTAGACGCGTTCAATCGACCTCGCCCATCAGGTTTGATAGCTTTAACGATAGATCTTGATGACAATCTAATGGATGCGAAAATAGGCGGAGACCAGGGCGATATTTTTATTGCTACCCGTCAGGGTATGTCTATTCGATTCAACCAAGGCGATGTTAGATCTATGGGCCGAGCAGCTCGTGGTGTTAAAGCAATCACTTTAGGTAAAGATGATCGAGTAGTTGGCATGGAGGCTGTTCCCAAGGGATGTGATGATACGATTCTGATAGTGACTCAAGGTGGTTATGGAAAGAGAACGCCGTTGTCTGAGTATCGCACGCAAAGTCGAGGTGGAGTCGGTATTATTACCCAAAAAATCACAAGCAAAGTTGGTGAAGTAGTTGGTGCTAAAATGGTGAAAGAGACCGACGACGTTTTAGTGACGACCAATGAGGGACAGGCCATCCGAATGAAGGCTTCAGACATCTCTACGGTAGGACGAAACACACAAGGTGTTCGCCTCATTAACTTGAAGCCAGGCGAGCATGTCACTGGTGTAGCTGTGTTTAATGAAGAGGACGATGAAGGCGCAGAGGAGTAG